The Anolis carolinensis isolate JA03-04 chromosome 2, rAnoCar3.1.pri, whole genome shotgun sequence genome has a window encoding:
- the LOC134295935 gene encoding ubiquitin carboxyl-terminal hydrolase 4-like, whose translation MEIEWERQKLTLSQPSLVTQPGTPSDLALKRFSKYTKEDVEIQRIELAPLLKMPLCPGDSMCLIDYKWFMKWKRYVGFESWDLYYAGKPDHYPGPIDNSKLFEDSETQTLKKYRMNRVDYEVIPIAAWNKLVSWYGCIEGQRPIERKVVEHGKYFKHCEVEVYPSELKLCQNDDSTDLVSSQFKQAEDSAEDGEIIDPQEKLSGSQLEIHCVAEVNESPVAKIPVQRCNDAGVGQAEVMENLEVPVTDENDLLEHFPPPSPPPIILKCICRAMLLTQNK comes from the coding sequence ATGGAGATAGAATGGGAAAGACAGAAGCTGACACTTTCCCAGCCTTCTCTGGTAACACAACCAGGAACTCCTAGTGATTTAGCCTTAAAGAGGTTTTCTAAATATACTAAGGAGGATGTGGAGATACAGCGGATTGAGCTTGCACCACTTTTGAAGATGCCATTGTGTCCAGGAGATTCTATGTGCCTGATTGATTATAAGTGGTTTATGAAGTGGAAGAGATATGTGGGTTTTGAAAGTTGGGACCTGTATTATGCAGGAAAGCCTGATCACTACCCAGGACCCATTGACAACTCAAAACTTTTTGAAGATTCAGAAACTCAGACTTTAAAAAAGTATCGCATGAATAGAGTGGATTATGAGGTGATTCCTATTGCAGCCTGGAATAAGTTAGTCAGTTGGTATGGTTGTATAGAGGGACAGAGACCAATTGAGAGAAAGGTTGTGGAGCATGGCAAATATTTCAAGCACTGTGAAGTGGAAGTTTATCCTTCAGAGTTGAAACTATGTCAGAATGACGACTCCACGGATCTTGTAAGCTCTCAATTTAAACAAGCAGAAGATTCTGCTGAAGATGGAGAAATCATAGACCCCCAAGAGAAGTTATCTGGGTCACAGCTTGAAATTCATTGCGTGGCTGAGGTAAATGAGTCACCAGTGGCTAAAATCCCTGTTCAGCGCTGTAATGACGCAGGAGTAGGACAAGCTGAGGTGATGGAGAATTTAGAAGTGCCAGTCACTGATGAGAATGATTTACTTGAGcattttccccctccttcccccccccccatcattttgaaatgtatttgtcgtgcaatgcttttgacacaaaataaataa